A window from Luteibacter flocculans encodes these proteins:
- a CDS encoding DNA polymerase III subunit chi: MPRADFYLIDKPRFREDPLLLVCELAKRAVGAQQPTLILTRDFEQAEAIDERLWDLGEDVYVPHQLAGDEDDAICAVLIVPPGVDTPDRPLVINLRDTCAPGHFDRVLEVVAADPAERDGSRVRWTQYKKLGFEVTKHDM, encoded by the coding sequence ATGCCGCGCGCGGACTTCTACCTGATCGACAAGCCGCGTTTTCGCGAGGATCCGCTGCTGCTCGTGTGCGAACTCGCCAAGCGAGCGGTCGGCGCGCAGCAGCCCACGCTGATCCTCACGCGCGACTTCGAACAGGCCGAAGCCATCGACGAGCGCCTGTGGGATCTGGGCGAGGACGTCTACGTGCCGCACCAACTGGCGGGCGACGAGGACGACGCGATCTGCGCGGTCCTCATCGTGCCTCCCGGTGTCGACACGCCGGATCGTCCGCTGGTGATCAACCTGCGCGACACCTGCGCGCCGGGGCATTTCGATCGCGTGCTCGAAGTGGTCGCAGCCGACCCGGCGGAGCGCGACGGCTCCCGCGTCCGCTGGACTCAGTACAAGAAACTGGGCTTCGAGGTCACCAAGCACGACATGTGA
- a CDS encoding valine--tRNA ligase, giving the protein MDKSFEPSQIESKWYAHWEANGYFKPSGKGTPYTIMLPPPNVTGTLHMGHAFQHTIMDTLVRYHRMRGFDTLWQLGTDHAGIATEMVVTRQLNAEGRQRADLDRDAFISRVWEWKKESGGTIGRQMRRMGVSGDWSREVFTMDEGPSKAVVETFVRLHEEGLIYRGQKLVNWDPVLKTAISDLEVVSEEEDGSLWSIRYPLADGTGELVVATTRPETMLGDVAVAVHPEDERYAHLIGRMLALPLSNRQIPIIADDYVEKEFGTGCVKITPAHDFNDYAIGQRHGLPMINILTDDAKINDAAPEKYRGMDRYVARKAVLADLEEAGLLVETKKHKLQVPRGDRTGEIIEPYLTWQWFVKMDTLAARGLELVEQGHVRFVPENWINTYRHWLGNIQDWCISRQLTWGHQIPAWYTDSGEIVVARSEAEAKAQAAAQGYNGALRRDADVLETWFSSALWSHSTLGWPDPQAQAERGFDRYLPTNVLVTGFDIIFFWVARMIMMTDHFTGEVPFKDVYVTGLIRDKDGQKMSKSKGNVLDPLDLIDGIDLDDLLAKRTRGLMQPKMAEKIEKATRKEFADGIPAFGADALRFTFASLATHGRDIKFDLERCGGYKAFVNKLWNASRFVLMNLGDGAVTPMAPATEAERWILTRLGETLATVKEQLALYRFDLVAQALYEFTWNEFCDWFLELSKPALQGSDAQAVASTRYTLVHVLETLLRALHPLVPFVTEEIWQHVRPLLGIDGDTIMLRPYPEASDVTADAAATAEIEWVKDVLTGVRRIRAEMNIAPGKTIPLLLADGDAADRARAEKFAAQIAFLGRVESPAWVGADEPAAAVAVVGGMRVLIPLEGLIDVTAEKARLAKEIARVEGEVRKCEAKLGNANFVANAPAEVVEQERQRIADWTRQADAMREQARKLG; this is encoded by the coding sequence CCAGCCAGATCGAGTCGAAGTGGTACGCCCACTGGGAAGCCAATGGCTATTTCAAGCCGTCCGGCAAGGGCACGCCGTACACGATCATGCTGCCGCCGCCGAACGTGACGGGCACCCTGCACATGGGCCATGCGTTCCAGCACACGATCATGGACACGCTGGTCCGCTACCACCGCATGCGCGGCTTCGACACGCTCTGGCAGCTCGGCACCGACCACGCCGGCATCGCGACGGAAATGGTCGTTACGCGCCAGCTCAACGCCGAAGGCAGGCAGCGCGCCGATCTCGACCGCGACGCCTTCATCTCACGCGTGTGGGAATGGAAGAAGGAATCCGGCGGCACGATCGGTCGCCAGATGCGCCGCATGGGCGTGTCCGGCGACTGGAGTCGCGAGGTCTTCACGATGGATGAAGGCCCGTCGAAGGCCGTCGTCGAAACCTTCGTGCGCCTGCACGAGGAAGGCCTCATCTATCGCGGCCAGAAACTGGTCAACTGGGACCCGGTGCTGAAGACCGCGATTTCCGATCTCGAAGTGGTCAGCGAGGAGGAAGACGGTTCGCTCTGGTCCATTCGCTACCCGCTCGCGGACGGCACCGGCGAGCTTGTCGTCGCCACCACGCGCCCGGAAACCATGCTGGGTGACGTGGCCGTCGCCGTGCATCCGGAAGACGAACGCTACGCGCACCTGATCGGTCGCATGCTCGCGCTGCCGCTGTCCAACCGCCAGATCCCGATCATCGCCGACGACTACGTCGAGAAGGAGTTCGGCACCGGCTGCGTGAAGATCACGCCTGCGCACGACTTCAACGATTACGCGATCGGCCAGCGTCATGGCCTGCCGATGATCAACATCCTCACGGACGACGCAAAGATCAACGACGCGGCGCCGGAGAAATACCGCGGCATGGATCGTTACGTCGCGCGCAAGGCGGTGCTTGCCGATCTCGAGGAGGCGGGCCTGCTGGTCGAGACGAAGAAGCACAAGCTGCAGGTTCCGCGTGGCGATCGCACCGGCGAGATCATCGAGCCTTACCTGACCTGGCAGTGGTTCGTGAAGATGGACACGCTCGCCGCCCGCGGCCTCGAACTGGTCGAGCAGGGCCACGTGCGCTTCGTGCCCGAGAACTGGATCAACACGTATCGTCACTGGCTCGGCAACATCCAGGACTGGTGCATCAGCCGCCAGCTCACCTGGGGTCACCAGATTCCCGCGTGGTACACCGACAGCGGCGAGATCGTCGTGGCTCGCAGCGAGGCCGAGGCAAAGGCCCAGGCAGCCGCGCAGGGTTACAACGGTGCGCTGCGTCGCGATGCCGACGTGCTGGAAACGTGGTTCTCGTCGGCGCTTTGGAGCCACTCCACCCTCGGCTGGCCCGATCCGCAGGCGCAGGCCGAGCGCGGCTTCGACCGCTACCTGCCGACGAACGTGCTGGTCACCGGATTCGACATCATCTTCTTCTGGGTCGCCCGGATGATCATGATGACCGACCACTTCACCGGCGAGGTGCCGTTCAAGGACGTCTACGTCACGGGCCTGATCCGCGACAAGGACGGACAGAAGATGTCCAAGTCCAAGGGCAACGTGCTCGATCCGCTCGATCTCATCGATGGCATCGATCTCGACGACCTGCTCGCCAAGCGCACCCGCGGGCTGATGCAGCCGAAGATGGCGGAGAAGATCGAAAAGGCCACGCGCAAGGAATTCGCCGACGGCATTCCGGCCTTCGGTGCCGATGCGCTGCGCTTCACCTTTGCCTCGCTCGCCACCCATGGCCGCGACATCAAGTTCGACCTGGAGCGCTGCGGCGGCTACAAGGCGTTCGTCAACAAGCTCTGGAACGCGTCGCGCTTCGTGCTGATGAACCTCGGCGACGGCGCCGTGACGCCCATGGCACCGGCCACGGAAGCCGAGCGCTGGATCCTCACCCGTCTCGGCGAGACGCTGGCAACGGTGAAGGAGCAGCTCGCGCTGTACCGTTTCGATCTCGTGGCGCAGGCGCTGTACGAGTTCACCTGGAACGAGTTCTGCGACTGGTTCCTCGAACTGTCGAAGCCCGCGCTGCAGGGCAGTGACGCGCAGGCCGTGGCGTCCACCCGTTACACACTCGTCCACGTGCTTGAAACGCTGCTGCGCGCGCTGCATCCGCTCGTGCCCTTCGTGACCGAAGAGATCTGGCAGCACGTGCGGCCGCTGCTCGGCATCGACGGCGACACGATCATGCTGCGCCCCTACCCCGAAGCCTCCGACGTCACCGCCGACGCTGCGGCCACAGCGGAGATCGAATGGGTCAAGGACGTGCTGACCGGCGTGCGCCGTATCCGCGCCGAGATGAACATCGCTCCGGGCAAGACCATTCCGCTGCTGCTCGCCGACGGCGATGCGGCAGATCGCGCACGGGCCGAGAAGTTCGCCGCGCAGATCGCCTTCCTGGGTCGTGTCGAGTCCCCCGCCTGGGTGGGCGCCGATGAACCCGCCGCCGCGGTTGCCGTCGTCGGCGGCATGCGTGTGCTGATCCCCCTCGAAGGGCTGATCGACGTCACGGCGGAAAAGGCGCGCCTCGCGAAGGAAATCGCCCGCGTGGAAGGCGAGGTTCGCAAGTGCGAAGCCAAGCTCGGCAACGCCAACTTCGTGGCGAACGCACCGGCCGAGGTGGTGGAGCAGGAACGCCAGCGCATCGCGGACTGGACCCGTCAGGCGGATGCCATGCGCGAGCAGGCTCGCAAGCTGGGCTAA
- a CDS encoding hybrid sensor histidine kinase/response regulator, whose amino-acid sequence MIGSIVTLPIATAATMPPVPTPQFRSYGLHEGLPSSKVQAVAQDGHGFIWVGTAVGLSRFDGVEFTTPAIGPDRSHPLPSGSVNALLVDSENRLWIGGPDMGLGRYDPATGGFVHWRDGLIDDDVRAIAQARDGTIWVGTSGGLAHMRADGSGLTRLAAGEDGPSSPSVHALHASDDGRVWIGSDAGVDVVDAMGVMTPVPFEDGSRPRVLRIDGHAAELRFSTDRGLYRLAHDGQLRRDRRLPISAFHASLADSHGTLWVAGPHGLSMLDRYGRLHDIRGSWTASGGLPGRAVRGMLEDREHGLWFALSDGGLAYLGPAWEDFTRFAHVATDVFSFPGRTVTAVAAQGNTQLWVGGLRGWVRSFDPATGKTAEGFTLDSLRVQSLLEVPRGLLVGTVEGLFIAHAGKSRPLLRSAIHHPVISLVSAPDGTVYAAALGQGLFALDSSLSRAREIPFAVAQRGVADTRQIEVVGDELWQASLAGLTRLDRASGRMEFVDGVARGRINAFEPDEDGFWLVRSDALEHYRWDGRRAERDRCIGGTEGFPSADILNVRRDVAGRIWLYGETGVWRFDPGTATFRPFGLADGLASGEFTNGTTVQLDDGTMYGATLGGLVGFRPDRQRDHTRKPSIVVLGASVSRNGMRQPIAMEGGVLRLGWNDRELIVRARALSYVNPDRNHLVFTLAQGSETTELHTDKYGRRAFGPLAAGTYRLAISGSGRDGVNGSLDRPLTIVVDAPPWLRWWAWLTYAALALAAVGTIVIGARRRVRQAMRLKLAEQQRRLAEEANAAKTDFMATLGHEIRTPMTGVLGMAELMAQTALDDTQRAYVEAVRRSGTTLLRLVNDALDITRIEARRLVLESECVPIRILTEEVVALAVGAAKDKGLTLTSSVDADVPATLRGDAIRLRQILQNLVNNGVKFTDGGGVSVHVARDGTWLVMTVNDTGPGMCPELCARVFSRFEQGGSPQRSQGCGLGLAICHELCTLMGGNIHVRSEPGSGSAFIVRLPLLPCTCEACSSGAAPATPTVTSGKRLLLVEDDPVVSDVIAGLLRQRGHVVNAVGDGLAAMTELAQGNFDALLLDLDLPVVDGFQVARLVRRMDHLDGLPIVAVTARSAGDEVTAIREAGMNALLRKPMTGDDLDATLESVCAARAS is encoded by the coding sequence ATGATCGGTTCGATCGTGACCCTTCCGATCGCCACGGCAGCCACCATGCCGCCCGTGCCCACGCCGCAATTCCGCAGCTATGGTCTGCACGAGGGCCTGCCCAGCAGCAAGGTGCAGGCCGTGGCGCAGGATGGTCACGGATTCATCTGGGTCGGCACAGCCGTTGGCCTTTCGCGCTTCGACGGCGTGGAATTCACCACGCCGGCGATCGGCCCGGACCGCTCGCATCCGCTCCCGTCGGGCAGTGTGAATGCCTTGCTGGTGGATTCGGAAAATCGTCTCTGGATCGGCGGCCCCGACATGGGCCTGGGGCGCTACGACCCGGCGACCGGCGGTTTCGTGCATTGGCGCGATGGTCTCATCGACGACGATGTGCGCGCCATCGCACAGGCGCGTGACGGCACGATCTGGGTCGGTACGTCGGGTGGGCTTGCACACATGCGCGCCGATGGCAGTGGGCTCACGCGTCTTGCTGCGGGCGAAGACGGACCTTCCTCGCCCTCGGTCCACGCGCTGCACGCGTCGGATGACGGCCGAGTATGGATTGGCTCGGACGCTGGTGTGGACGTTGTCGATGCCATGGGCGTCATGACGCCCGTGCCGTTCGAAGATGGCAGCCGGCCTCGCGTCCTGCGAATCGACGGACACGCCGCGGAGCTGCGTTTTTCCACGGACCGTGGCCTGTACCGGCTCGCTCATGACGGGCAGCTGCGACGCGATCGCCGGCTGCCGATATCGGCCTTCCACGCATCGCTCGCCGACAGCCACGGCACGTTATGGGTCGCGGGTCCGCATGGGCTCTCCATGCTCGATCGTTACGGGCGCCTGCATGATATCCGCGGGTCGTGGACGGCGTCGGGCGGACTGCCGGGACGCGCGGTTCGCGGCATGTTGGAGGACCGCGAACATGGACTCTGGTTTGCGCTGAGTGACGGCGGGCTCGCGTATCTCGGTCCTGCCTGGGAGGACTTCACCCGCTTCGCCCACGTGGCGACCGATGTTTTCAGTTTCCCCGGCCGCACCGTGACGGCCGTCGCCGCGCAGGGCAATACGCAGCTCTGGGTGGGCGGCCTGCGCGGATGGGTCCGCAGCTTCGACCCTGCCACCGGCAAGACCGCCGAGGGCTTCACTCTCGATTCGCTGCGCGTGCAATCGTTGCTCGAGGTGCCGCGTGGCTTGCTCGTCGGCACCGTTGAAGGACTCTTCATCGCGCATGCCGGCAAGTCACGGCCGTTGCTGCGTAGTGCCATCCATCATCCCGTGATCTCGCTGGTGTCGGCACCTGACGGGACGGTTTACGCGGCTGCGCTCGGTCAAGGGTTGTTCGCACTGGACAGCAGCCTGTCCCGCGCACGCGAGATTCCGTTCGCCGTCGCGCAGCGCGGTGTGGCGGACACGCGCCAGATCGAGGTCGTCGGTGATGAACTGTGGCAGGCGAGCCTTGCCGGGCTCACGCGATTGGACAGGGCGTCGGGCCGGATGGAGTTCGTCGACGGCGTGGCGCGTGGTCGCATCAATGCATTCGAGCCGGACGAAGACGGCTTCTGGCTGGTGCGCTCGGACGCGCTGGAACACTATCGCTGGGACGGTCGACGTGCCGAGCGGGATCGATGCATCGGCGGCACCGAGGGCTTCCCGTCAGCCGACATATTGAACGTGCGCAGGGATGTGGCAGGCCGCATATGGCTATACGGCGAGACCGGCGTGTGGCGTTTCGATCCCGGTACCGCTACGTTCCGCCCCTTTGGCCTCGCGGACGGTCTTGCGAGCGGCGAGTTCACCAATGGCACCACGGTCCAGCTCGACGACGGCACGATGTACGGTGCCACCCTCGGCGGTCTGGTGGGCTTCCGTCCCGATCGTCAGCGCGATCACACACGCAAGCCTTCCATCGTCGTGCTCGGTGCCAGCGTATCCCGCAACGGTATGCGCCAGCCCATCGCCATGGAGGGCGGCGTCCTGCGGCTCGGCTGGAACGACAGGGAACTCATCGTGCGTGCGCGCGCGCTCTCGTACGTCAATCCCGACCGCAACCATCTCGTGTTCACCCTCGCTCAGGGCAGTGAGACAACGGAATTGCACACGGACAAGTATGGACGGCGCGCGTTCGGCCCGCTCGCCGCGGGCACGTACCGGCTGGCGATCTCGGGCTCGGGACGCGACGGCGTGAACGGGTCGCTCGATCGCCCGCTCACGATCGTGGTCGATGCGCCGCCGTGGCTGCGCTGGTGGGCGTGGTTGACGTATGCCGCACTCGCCCTCGCGGCGGTCGGCACCATCGTGATCGGCGCACGGCGCCGCGTCCGTCAGGCCATGCGGCTCAAGCTCGCGGAGCAACAGCGGCGGCTCGCGGAAGAAGCCAATGCGGCCAAGACCGACTTCATGGCGACGCTGGGTCACGAGATAAGGACGCCGATGACCGGCGTGCTTGGCATGGCCGAGTTGATGGCGCAGACGGCGCTCGACGACACCCAGCGCGCCTATGTCGAAGCCGTGCGTCGATCGGGCACGACACTGCTGCGGCTCGTGAACGACGCGTTGGACATTACGCGCATCGAAGCGCGTCGCCTGGTGCTCGAATCGGAGTGCGTGCCCATTCGCATCCTGACGGAAGAGGTCGTTGCGCTGGCGGTGGGCGCGGCGAAGGACAAAGGCCTGACCCTCACCTCATCGGTCGATGCCGATGTGCCTGCGACCCTTCGTGGCGACGCCATTCGCCTTCGTCAGATCCTGCAGAACCTGGTGAACAACGGCGTGAAGTTCACGGACGGCGGGGGCGTGTCCGTACACGTGGCGCGCGACGGTACGTGGCTGGTCATGACGGTAAACGATACGGGGCCGGGCATGTGTCCGGAGCTGTGTGCTCGCGTGTTTTCTCGTTTCGAGCAGGGCGGGTCGCCGCAACGGTCGCAGGGCTGCGGTCTCGGTCTCGCGATCTGCCACGAGCTTTGCACCCTTATGGGCGGCAACATCCATGTGCGCAGCGAGCCGGGCAGTGGCAGCGCCTTCATCGTTCGACTGCCCTTGCTGCCATGCACGTGCGAGGCGTGCTCATCGGGTGCGGCTCCTGCCACTCCGACGGTGACGTCGGGTAAGCGCCTGCTGCTCGTCGAAGACGATCCGGTAGTCAGCGACGTCATCGCCGGGTTGCTGCGCCAGCGTGGCCACGTCGTCAACGCGGTGGGCGACGGTCTTGCCGCCATGACCGAATTGGCCCAGGGTAACTTCGATGCGCTGCTGCTCGACCTCGATCTTCCCGTGGTGGACGGCTTTCAGGTCGCGCGTCTCGTGCGGCGCATGGATCACCTCGACGGCCTGCCGATCGTGGCGGTTACCGCGCGATCGGCTGGCGACGAGGTGACGGCCATCCGCGAAGCCGGCATGAATGCGCTGCTGCGCAAGCCTATGACGGGCGACGATCTCGACGCCACGCTGGAAAGCGTCTGCGCCGCGCGCGCGTCGTGA
- a CDS encoding leucyl aminopeptidase: MTVQFSLGSNAPESTATPVAVVGVYENGVLTSAAARIDTAASGAIKRLVEAGDINGKVGQVVTLLHPAGVSAERVLVLGLGPQKSFDAARYQRVAMEAARAIGRLPVSEAVSWLPEIDVPGRDAAWRLRVAALATDHAAYRYTATVKPRDKAQPELTSLTLVGPAEGEAGLNEARAIAEGVRYARELGNLPPNICNPDYIAEQARAFAEAHEGVTYEALDRADMEREGFGSLLAVARGSANAPRLVILQWNGGKEGERPYAFVGKGITFDTGGISLKPGPGMEEMKFDMCGAAGVLGAFVAAVKLRLPVNLVCVVPAVENMPDGASYRPGDVLTSLAGITIEVLNTDAEGRLILCDALTYTGKRFDPHTLIDAATLTGACVVALGKHASGLMTKDETLSAELLAAGEATLDRAWRLPLWDDYQSQLESTFADVANIGGKYAGAITAGCFLARFTEGRRWAHLDIAGTAWDEGRKGMATGRPVPLLTQWLLDRVAAG, encoded by the coding sequence ATGACGGTTCAGTTCAGCCTCGGTTCCAATGCTCCCGAATCGACCGCCACCCCGGTGGCCGTGGTCGGCGTCTACGAGAACGGTGTCCTGACCAGTGCCGCGGCACGGATCGACACCGCCGCCAGCGGGGCGATCAAGCGCCTCGTCGAGGCTGGCGACATCAACGGCAAGGTGGGCCAGGTCGTTACCCTGCTGCATCCGGCCGGCGTGTCCGCCGAGCGCGTGCTGGTCCTGGGCCTGGGCCCGCAGAAGTCGTTCGATGCCGCGCGCTACCAGCGGGTCGCGATGGAAGCGGCTCGCGCCATCGGCCGGCTGCCGGTGTCGGAGGCCGTGAGCTGGCTGCCTGAAATCGACGTTCCGGGGCGCGACGCCGCGTGGCGCCTGCGTGTGGCCGCCCTCGCGACCGACCACGCCGCGTATCGGTACACCGCCACGGTGAAGCCGCGCGACAAGGCCCAGCCGGAACTGACCAGCCTGACCCTGGTGGGTCCCGCCGAGGGCGAAGCCGGCCTGAACGAGGCGCGTGCCATCGCCGAGGGCGTGCGCTATGCCCGCGAGCTGGGCAATCTGCCGCCGAACATCTGCAATCCGGACTACATCGCCGAACAGGCCCGCGCCTTCGCGGAAGCCCATGAAGGCGTCACCTACGAGGCGCTGGATCGCGCCGACATGGAGCGCGAAGGCTTCGGCTCGCTGCTTGCCGTGGCCCGCGGTTCCGCCAACGCACCGCGCCTGGTCATCCTCCAGTGGAACGGTGGCAAGGAGGGCGAGCGTCCTTATGCCTTCGTCGGCAAGGGCATCACCTTCGATACCGGTGGCATCAGCTTGAAGCCCGGCCCCGGCATGGAAGAAATGAAATTCGACATGTGCGGTGCGGCGGGCGTGCTCGGCGCCTTCGTGGCCGCCGTGAAGCTGCGCCTCCCGGTGAACCTGGTCTGCGTGGTGCCCGCGGTAGAGAACATGCCCGACGGCGCGTCCTACCGTCCGGGCGACGTGCTCACGAGCCTCGCCGGCATCACGATCGAGGTGCTGAACACCGACGCCGAAGGCCGCCTCATCCTTTGCGATGCGCTGACCTACACGGGCAAGCGCTTCGATCCGCACACCCTCATCGACGCCGCCACCCTGACCGGCGCCTGCGTCGTCGCCCTGGGCAAGCATGCCAGCGGCCTCATGACCAAGGACGAGACCCTGTCGGCCGAGTTGCTCGCCGCCGGCGAGGCCACGCTCGATCGTGCATGGCGCCTGCCGCTGTGGGACGACTACCAGAGCCAGCTAGAGTCCACCTTTGCCGACGTGGCGAATATCGGCGGCAAGTACGCCGGTGCCATCACGGCTGGCTGCTTCCTCGCCCGCTTCACCGAGGGGCGCCGCTGGGCGCATCTCGACATCGCGGGTACGGCGTGGGACGAGGGGCGCAAGGGCATGGCCACCGGCCGCCCGGTGCCGCTGCTGACCCAGTGGCTGCTCGACCGCGTCGCGGCCGGCTGA
- the lptF gene encoding LPS export ABC transporter permease LptF: MLSILDRYFLRELAYGVLATAIVLLVIFAGGAFATVLQKVANGSIQPSVMFEVLGLQMVDLLSTLLPMSAFLGTLIALGRMYRESEMHVLASSGMGPRGMLRPVTLLAVVATIVVGLVSLWLGPLSSRTADQVIAAANKSVIAAGLDAGRFTELPGKGGIIFVDTLSRDGTVLGKTFLATDRVDSDGKPQVRVVNAKHGQMYQESDGQNRFLALFDGWQYEIPLGADNWRRMKYERNDISLSNITDDDDDTDPAHEASTTDLFKMNTADGLGELVSRFAAPVSTLVLMMMVLPMSRQAPRDARYGRLLIAVLAYFLYVVWQLIARAQIIKGHLHTSAPIWLLHAIVFGVAAWYFWRQNTARRVKGAG, translated from the coding sequence ATGCTCAGCATCCTCGACCGTTATTTCCTGCGCGAACTCGCCTATGGGGTCCTGGCGACAGCCATCGTGCTGCTGGTGATCTTTGCCGGCGGTGCCTTTGCGACCGTGCTGCAGAAGGTGGCCAACGGCAGCATCCAGCCCAGCGTCATGTTCGAGGTGCTCGGTCTGCAGATGGTGGACCTGCTCTCGACCCTGCTCCCCATGTCCGCCTTCCTGGGCACCCTGATCGCGCTCGGCCGCATGTACCGCGAGAGCGAGATGCACGTACTCGCCTCCTCCGGCATGGGCCCCCGCGGCATGCTGCGCCCGGTCACCCTGCTGGCGGTGGTGGCGACCATCGTGGTCGGCCTCGTCTCGCTCTGGCTGGGGCCTCTTTCGTCGCGCACGGCCGATCAGGTGATCGCCGCGGCCAACAAATCGGTCATCGCCGCCGGCCTCGATGCCGGCCGCTTCACCGAACTGCCCGGCAAGGGCGGCATCATCTTCGTCGACACGCTCAGCCGCGACGGCACCGTGCTGGGCAAGACCTTCCTCGCCACGGACCGGGTGGACAGCGACGGCAAGCCCCAGGTCCGCGTCGTGAATGCCAAGCATGGCCAGATGTATCAGGAAAGCGATGGCCAGAACCGGTTCCTCGCCTTGTTCGACGGCTGGCAATACGAAATCCCGCTGGGCGCCGACAACTGGCGTCGGATGAAGTACGAGCGCAACGACATTTCGCTGTCCAACATCACCGACGATGACGACGACACCGATCCGGCGCACGAGGCAAGCACGACCGATCTGTTCAAGATGAATACGGCCGATGGTCTGGGCGAGCTGGTATCCCGCTTTGCCGCGCCGGTCAGCACGCTCGTGCTGATGATGATGGTGCTGCCGATGTCGCGGCAGGCGCCCCGCGACGCCCGCTACGGGCGCCTGCTGATCGCTGTGCTGGCGTATTTCCTCTATGTGGTCTGGCAGTTGATCGCGCGCGCGCAGATCATCAAGGGTCACCTGCATACCTCCGCGCCGATCTGGCTGTTGCACGCCATCGTGTTCGGTGTGGCGGCCTGGTACTTCTGGCGACAGAACACCGCCCGGCGCGTGAAGGGAGCTGGCTGA
- the lptG gene encoding LPS export ABC transporter permease LptG has translation MATLTIKRADRLIGASVLGTLLLVWLVLTGFDALTQFVRQLGNIGKNGFTLYDAIAYIMLTVPRRLYQMFSNAALIGGLLGLGGLAATGELTALRAAGMSKLRIAASAAGVIAVLTAGVVVMGETAAPYGDQHAQAIQVRMRSSNLGSTSSGLWARDGGKIINAKSAIATQDGDRTTVKLVDVRVYSFTPDGQVTTFAHGDSAIHDGNHWIMTNVRTTALDAQGTHSSHADTQTWESRLNPHVLEQSVIHPEYLSMADLRRNMRYLEANGQNPGAYAVAFWGRALFALNTLVLVLCAMPFAFGSLRSGGLGKRLFVGIILAIGWYFLQGAMVNFGTVYGLPPLLANLLPTSLLIVGALAYFRRFG, from the coding sequence ATGGCGACGTTGACGATCAAGCGCGCCGATCGTCTGATCGGCGCCAGCGTGCTCGGCACGCTGTTGCTGGTGTGGCTGGTGCTCACCGGCTTCGATGCGCTCACGCAGTTCGTGCGCCAGTTGGGCAACATCGGCAAGAACGGCTTCACCCTGTACGACGCCATCGCGTACATCATGCTCACGGTGCCGCGGCGCCTGTATCAGATGTTCAGCAATGCCGCGCTCATCGGCGGCCTGCTCGGCCTCGGCGGCCTGGCCGCCACCGGCGAGCTGACCGCGCTCCGCGCAGCAGGCATGTCGAAGCTGCGCATTGCGGCATCGGCAGCCGGCGTCATCGCCGTACTGACTGCGGGCGTCGTCGTCATGGGCGAGACTGCGGCGCCCTATGGCGACCAGCACGCCCAGGCCATCCAGGTGAGGATGCGATCGAGCAACCTCGGCTCGACGAGCAGCGGGCTGTGGGCACGCGACGGCGGCAAGATCATCAACGCGAAGTCGGCCATCGCGACGCAGGACGGCGATCGCACCACGGTCAAGCTGGTGGACGTTCGCGTGTACTCGTTCACCCCTGACGGCCAGGTGACCACGTTCGCGCACGGCGACAGTGCCATCCACGACGGCAACCACTGGATCATGACCAACGTGCGCACTACGGCACTCGATGCCCAGGGTACGCATTCCTCCCACGCGGACACGCAGACGTGGGAATCCCGGCTCAATCCGCACGTGCTCGAGCAGTCGGTGATCCATCCCGAATACCTGTCGATGGCGGACCTTCGCCGCAACATGCGCTACCTGGAAGCCAACGGACAGAATCCGGGTGCCTACGCCGTCGCGTTCTGGGGCCGGGCGCTGTTCGCCCTGAATACGCTCGTACTCGTGCTGTGCGCCATGCCGTTCGCGTTTGGCTCGCTTCGCTCGGGCGGCCTCGGCAAGCGCCTTTTCGTCGGCATCATCCTCGCCATCGGCTGGTACTTCCTGCAAGGCGCCATGGTGAACTTCGGCACCGTGTACGGATTGCCGCCGTTGCTCGCAAACCTTCTGCCAACGTCGCTGCTGATCGTCGGCGCACTGGCTTACTTCAGACGATTCGGTTAG